The following proteins come from a genomic window of Tepidiforma thermophila:
- the glgP gene encoding alpha-glucan family phosphorylase, with protein sequence MRLRPARTFIVEPNLPGPLEPLRKLSRNLYWTWNTDAAALFERIDRELWRATDHNPVRLLQLVTPERLHELAEDAGFLEHQRRVAEALEAYLKRPPILTVEGLDRGDVIAYFSLEFALAECLPNYSGGLGVLAGDHLKSASDLGLPLVGVGLFYHEGYFRQEISPDGWQQEVYLDLDPATLPMQHVLGADGKPVEVSIPFDGRDVWAQAWRIDVGKTPLYVLSTNIERNAPPDREITARLYGGDNETRIQQEMVLGIGGVRLLQALGIEPAVCHMNEGHSALLGVERIRAAMEQFGATFAEARLPVTGATVFTTHTAVAAGIDLFPPDLVRRYLAHTWQRLGLDDRAFLDLGRTRPGDDGEPFSMAVLGLNLSGYRNGVSKLHRGVSQRLWETAWPNLPRELVPIDAITNGVHLPTWVSHEMGELFDRYVGPAWRDDPERANWMAVYDIPDEELWRVHEGQRQQLVLRAKQQHTEDLLRRGLPAREIEGGRTLDPGALTIGFARRFAGYKRATLLLRDLDRLARILGNAERPVQVLFSGKAHPRDDGAKALIREVVQASRSPEFRGRLLLLERYDVELGRLLVAGSDVWLNTPLRPLEASGTSGMKACANGVLHMSVLDGWWWEAYRPGTGWAIGRNRVDDDPEAQDAFDAESLYGLLEDEVIPLFYDRDAQGVPREWVRRMKATIVTYAPRFSTNRMVSDYATRAYAPAAAAWHALRANGLERAREVAAWLERVRAGWNAVKVYAVEDDGSEVRPAGAPVRVRVQLYPGPLQPTDLKVDIVYGRTGAGRELQIEAEAPLAFLSQQEDRLCRYEGSFAPDSGGRVGYAVRVTPCHPHLPPVICTGLAHWA encoded by the coding sequence ATGCGACTTCGCCCTGCGCGGACGTTCATCGTCGAACCGAATCTGCCGGGGCCGCTGGAGCCCCTGCGGAAACTCTCCCGGAACCTGTACTGGACGTGGAATACGGACGCCGCCGCGCTGTTCGAACGGATCGACCGGGAGCTCTGGCGGGCGACGGACCACAACCCGGTGCGGCTGCTGCAGCTTGTCACGCCGGAGCGGCTGCATGAGCTGGCGGAGGATGCCGGGTTCCTGGAACACCAGCGGCGGGTGGCGGAGGCGCTCGAGGCGTACCTGAAGCGGCCTCCGATCCTGACAGTCGAGGGGCTGGATCGGGGGGACGTCATCGCCTACTTCTCGCTGGAGTTTGCGCTGGCGGAGTGCCTGCCGAACTACTCGGGCGGGCTCGGGGTGCTGGCCGGCGACCACCTGAAGTCGGCGAGCGACCTCGGGCTGCCGCTGGTCGGCGTGGGGCTGTTCTACCACGAGGGGTATTTCCGGCAGGAGATCTCGCCGGACGGGTGGCAGCAGGAGGTGTATCTCGACCTCGACCCGGCAACGCTGCCGATGCAGCACGTGCTCGGAGCGGATGGCAAGCCCGTCGAGGTCAGCATCCCGTTCGACGGCCGGGACGTATGGGCGCAGGCGTGGCGGATCGACGTCGGTAAGACGCCGCTGTATGTGCTTTCGACGAATATCGAACGGAATGCGCCGCCGGACCGGGAGATTACGGCGCGGCTGTACGGGGGTGACAACGAGACGCGCATTCAGCAGGAGATGGTGCTGGGGATCGGCGGGGTGCGCCTGCTGCAGGCGCTGGGGATCGAGCCGGCCGTCTGCCATATGAATGAGGGGCACTCGGCGCTGCTGGGCGTGGAGCGCATCCGGGCGGCGATGGAGCAGTTCGGGGCGACGTTTGCAGAAGCGCGGCTGCCGGTGACGGGGGCAACGGTGTTTACGACGCACACGGCGGTGGCGGCGGGCATCGACCTGTTTCCCCCGGACCTTGTGCGGCGGTACCTTGCGCACACCTGGCAGCGGCTCGGGCTCGACGACCGCGCCTTCCTCGACCTCGGGCGGACGCGCCCGGGGGACGACGGGGAGCCGTTCTCGATGGCGGTGCTGGGGCTGAACCTGAGCGGCTACCGGAACGGCGTATCGAAACTGCACCGGGGCGTTTCGCAGCGGCTCTGGGAGACGGCGTGGCCGAATTTGCCGCGCGAACTCGTGCCAATTGACGCCATCACCAACGGGGTGCACCTGCCGACGTGGGTGTCGCACGAGATGGGCGAACTGTTCGACCGGTACGTGGGCCCGGCGTGGCGGGACGACCCGGAGCGTGCGAACTGGATGGCGGTGTACGACATCCCGGACGAGGAGCTGTGGCGGGTGCACGAAGGCCAGCGCCAGCAGCTCGTTTTGCGGGCAAAGCAGCAGCATACGGAGGACCTGCTCCGGCGGGGCCTGCCGGCGCGGGAAATTGAAGGCGGGCGGACGCTGGACCCCGGGGCGCTGACGATTGGGTTTGCGCGGCGGTTTGCGGGCTATAAGCGGGCGACGCTGCTGCTGCGGGACCTCGACCGGCTGGCGCGGATTCTTGGGAATGCAGAGCGGCCGGTGCAGGTGCTGTTTTCGGGGAAGGCCCACCCCCGGGACGACGGCGCGAAGGCGCTCATTCGCGAGGTGGTGCAGGCGAGCCGCTCGCCGGAGTTCCGGGGCAGGCTGCTGCTGCTGGAGCGGTACGACGTGGAGCTGGGACGCCTGCTGGTGGCCGGCTCCGATGTGTGGCTGAACACGCCGCTGCGGCCGCTGGAGGCGAGCGGGACGAGCGGGATGAAGGCGTGCGCGAACGGTGTGCTGCACATGAGCGTGCTGGACGGCTGGTGGTGGGAGGCGTACCGGCCGGGCACCGGCTGGGCGATCGGGCGGAACCGGGTGGACGACGACCCGGAGGCGCAGGACGCCTTCGACGCGGAGTCGCTCTACGGGCTGCTCGAGGACGAGGTCATCCCGCTGTTCTACGACCGCGACGCGCAGGGCGTGCCGCGGGAATGGGTGCGCCGGATGAAGGCCACGATCGTGACGTACGCGCCGCGCTTCAGCACGAACCGGATGGTTTCGGATTACGCGACGCGGGCGTATGCACCGGCGGCAGCGGCCTGGCACGCGCTGCGGGCGAACGGGCTGGAGCGGGCCCGCGAGGTAGCGGCATGGCTCGAGCGCGTGCGGGCCGGCTGGAACGCGGTGAAGGTGTACGCGGTGGAGGATGACGGCAGCGAGGTGCGGCCGGCGGGCGCGCCGGTGCGGGTGCGGGTGCAGCTGTACCCTGGCCCCCTCCAGCCGACAGACCTGAAGGTCGATATTGTGTACGGGCGCACCGGCGCGGGCCGGGAGCTGCAGATCGAGGCCGAGGCGCCGCTTGCTTTCCTTTCGCAGCAGGAGGACCGCCTGTGCCGCTACGAGGGCAGCTTCGCCCCGGACTCGGGCGGGCGGGTCGGCTACGCGGTGCGGGTGACGCCTTGCCACCCACACCTGCCCCCGGTGATCTGCACCGGGCTTGCGCACTGGGCTTGA
- a CDS encoding glycogen synthase, with amino-acid sequence MRILFASAEVDPFAKVGGLADVAASLPQRLKEIGHDVRVVTPCHASGKAAHAASRQHRLLTVQSPGKPRDVDIATVEGIGGVPVELVADEHYFLRPNVYGEPDDLLRYQFFCRVIIEMLRADEWVPDILHLNDWHTAPLAFGLRNQAWSNPRLRGVASVFTIHNLRYRGPDELNDFLAQAIYYADVVTTVSPTYAREILTREYGEGLEALLGLRGNALLGILNGLNYDLFNPRTDPHVRHHYDLATVEQRWPNRDALREELGLPKTDGPIAAMVTRLTEQKGVDLAIQIVPEMVLAGGQFVVLGDGDAWLKEELRRLAAEYPDHVRLAPRHDPGLAQRIYAGCDLFLMPSRYEPCGLGQLIAMRYGAVPVGRRTGGLADTILDLDEHPETGTGFLFDEFSQFALASAYERAVRAFREPETWLRLQRNGMSRDYSWRASATYYIEAYTQALRARGIVPLE; translated from the coding sequence GTGAGGATCCTGTTCGCTTCGGCGGAGGTCGACCCGTTCGCGAAGGTCGGCGGACTGGCGGACGTGGCGGCATCGCTGCCGCAGCGGCTGAAGGAGATCGGGCACGACGTGCGGGTGGTGACACCGTGCCATGCCTCCGGGAAGGCGGCGCACGCAGCGTCGCGGCAGCACCGTCTGCTGACGGTGCAGAGCCCCGGCAAACCGCGGGATGTCGACATTGCGACGGTCGAGGGGATTGGCGGGGTGCCGGTCGAGCTGGTCGCCGACGAGCACTACTTCCTGCGGCCGAACGTGTACGGGGAGCCGGATGACCTGCTCCGGTACCAGTTCTTCTGCCGGGTCATCATCGAGATGCTGCGGGCGGACGAGTGGGTGCCGGACATTCTTCACCTGAACGACTGGCACACGGCGCCGCTGGCGTTCGGGCTGCGGAACCAGGCCTGGTCGAACCCGCGGCTGCGCGGGGTGGCGAGCGTGTTTACGATTCACAACCTGCGCTACCGGGGACCGGATGAGCTGAACGACTTCCTGGCGCAGGCGATTTACTATGCCGACGTTGTGACGACCGTGAGCCCGACGTATGCGCGCGAGATTCTGACGCGGGAGTACGGCGAAGGGCTCGAGGCGCTGCTCGGGCTGCGGGGCAATGCGCTGCTGGGCATCCTGAACGGGCTGAACTACGACCTGTTCAACCCGCGGACGGACCCGCACGTGCGCCACCACTACGACCTTGCCACGGTGGAGCAGCGCTGGCCGAACCGCGATGCCCTGCGCGAGGAGCTCGGCCTGCCGAAAACGGACGGCCCGATTGCGGCGATGGTGACCCGGCTGACCGAGCAGAAGGGCGTGGACCTGGCGATTCAGATTGTGCCGGAGATGGTGCTGGCGGGCGGGCAGTTCGTGGTCCTGGGGGATGGCGACGCCTGGCTGAAGGAGGAGCTGCGGCGGCTGGCTGCGGAGTACCCCGACCATGTCCGGCTGGCGCCTCGGCATGACCCCGGGCTCGCCCAGCGGATTTATGCCGGGTGCGACCTCTTCCTGATGCCCTCACGGTACGAGCCGTGCGGGCTGGGGCAGCTGATTGCGATGCGATACGGTGCGGTGCCAGTCGGGCGCCGCACGGGCGGGCTGGCAGATACGATTCTCGACCTCGACGAGCACCCGGAGACGGGGACTGGGTTCCTTTTCGACGAATTCAGCCAGTTTGCGCTTGCTTCGGCGTACGAGCGGGCGGTGCGGGCGTTCCGGGAGCCGGAGACGTGGCTGCGGCTGCAACGGAACGGGATGAGCCGCGACTATTCGTGGCGGGCCTCGGCGACCTACTACATTGAGGCGTATACGCAGGCCCTGCGGGCGCGAGGGATTGTCCCGCTGGAGTAG
- the mazG gene encoding nucleoside triphosphate pyrophosphohydrolase — translation MMDGGEVRVHIVGLGPGDAGLLTRDAERLLGSGLPVILRTRHHPTVAALTFAGRVTDCDDLYATGGRFEEVYAAVAERVVGAAEVGPVVFAVPGHPLVAEQSVQAVLALAAERGLGVRVYPGVSFVDAALPALGIDGADLQVCDAHAVRVDTWRPALIGQVYSRDIASELKLRLLEWYPADHRVRVCSRLGTEAARVEELPLAELDHRPFGYLDAVFVPPLEPVDDVRRFDGLEYVVRRLHAPDGCPWDREQTHATLRPHLLEEAYEALEAIDRGDPAALEEELGDLLLQVLMHAAVAEREGEFVLGDVFEQITRKLVRRHPHVFGEEEAHTAEEVYRNWEALKQAEKPRTSILDGVPRTLPALAASQAIQGRARRVGFDWPDIDGPLEKLREEIGELARAGDGAAREEEFGDILFTLVNIADRLGVNAEQALRGANEKFRERFGAVERLAAARGLDLRELDLEALDRLWEEAKAGGGAL, via the coding sequence ATGATGGACGGGGGCGAGGTCCGGGTCCACATCGTCGGGCTGGGGCCGGGCGACGCCGGGCTGCTCACGCGTGATGCGGAGCGCCTGCTGGGGTCGGGGCTTCCGGTCATTCTGCGGACGCGGCACCACCCGACCGTCGCGGCGCTGACGTTCGCGGGGCGCGTGACGGACTGCGACGACCTGTACGCGACGGGCGGGCGGTTCGAGGAGGTGTATGCCGCGGTCGCGGAGCGGGTGGTTGGGGCAGCGGAGGTGGGGCCGGTGGTGTTTGCGGTGCCGGGGCACCCGCTGGTTGCCGAGCAGAGCGTGCAGGCGGTGCTCGCGCTGGCGGCGGAGCGCGGACTGGGGGTGCGGGTGTACCCGGGGGTGAGCTTTGTGGACGCGGCGCTCCCGGCGCTGGGCATCGACGGCGCCGACCTGCAGGTGTGCGATGCCCACGCGGTGCGGGTCGACACGTGGCGGCCGGCGCTCATCGGGCAGGTGTACAGCCGTGACATCGCGTCGGAGCTGAAGCTGCGCCTGCTGGAGTGGTACCCCGCAGACCACCGGGTGCGGGTCTGTTCGCGGCTGGGGACGGAGGCAGCGAGGGTGGAGGAGCTGCCGCTGGCGGAGCTGGACCACCGGCCGTTCGGCTACCTCGACGCGGTGTTCGTGCCGCCGCTGGAGCCTGTGGACGACGTGCGGCGCTTCGACGGGCTGGAGTACGTCGTGCGGCGGCTGCATGCGCCCGACGGGTGCCCGTGGGACCGGGAGCAGACCCACGCGACGCTCCGGCCACACCTGCTCGAGGAGGCGTACGAGGCGCTGGAGGCGATCGACCGGGGCGACCCCGCGGCGCTGGAAGAGGAGCTGGGCGACCTTCTGTTGCAGGTGCTGATGCACGCTGCCGTGGCGGAGCGGGAGGGGGAGTTCGTGCTCGGCGACGTGTTTGAGCAGATCACGCGGAAACTGGTGCGGCGGCACCCGCACGTATTCGGGGAGGAGGAGGCGCACACTGCGGAGGAGGTGTACCGCAACTGGGAGGCCCTCAAGCAGGCCGAGAAGCCGCGGACCTCCATCCTCGATGGTGTGCCGCGCACGCTGCCGGCGCTGGCGGCGTCCCAGGCGATCCAGGGGCGGGCGCGGCGGGTAGGGTTCGACTGGCCGGATATCGACGGACCGCTGGAGAAGCTGCGGGAGGAGATCGGGGAGCTGGCCCGGGCGGGTGACGGCGCCGCCCGCGAGGAGGAGTTCGGCGACATCCTCTTCACGCTGGTGAACATCGCCGATCGGCTGGGCGTGAACGCCGAGCAGGCGCTGCGAGGCGCCAACGAGAAGTTCCGGGAGCGGTTCGGCGCGGTCGAGCGGCTGGCGGCGGCACGGGGGCTGGACCTGCGGGAGCTCGACCTCGAAGCGCTCGATCGGCTGTGGGAGGAGGCGAAGGCCGGCGGCGGGGCGTTGTGA
- a CDS encoding thioredoxin family protein — translation MTQAKESVITLERFKRGKTFWEYLDSGIRNRELFLENYENTKLTPEQEAALKELAARPDGPHHIVVIGEDWCPDVYRGTGVAQRMAEAMGAELRFFERDQNKDMMAEYLKDGEFESIPVFIFYDKDHREIAHFIERPQLANEQLHLTRDVIGDTSPEGIAKQLGHEPSEEELKAARAAARERYLAWQKGEIWAGWRVATVDECIELLRSKLGG, via the coding sequence ATGACGCAGGCGAAGGAATCGGTGATTACGCTCGAGCGATTCAAGCGGGGGAAGACGTTCTGGGAGTACCTGGACTCGGGCATCCGGAACCGGGAGCTGTTCCTGGAGAATTACGAGAACACGAAGCTGACGCCGGAGCAGGAAGCGGCGCTGAAGGAGCTGGCGGCGCGGCCGGACGGCCCGCACCACATCGTGGTGATCGGCGAGGACTGGTGCCCGGATGTGTACCGGGGCACGGGGGTGGCGCAGCGGATGGCGGAGGCGATGGGCGCGGAGCTGCGGTTCTTCGAGCGCGACCAGAACAAGGACATGATGGCCGAGTACCTGAAGGACGGCGAGTTCGAGTCGATCCCGGTCTTTATCTTTTATGACAAAGACCACCGGGAGATCGCCCATTTCATCGAGCGGCCGCAGCTGGCCAACGAGCAGCTGCATCTGACGCGCGATGTCATCGGCGACACGTCGCCGGAGGGGATCGCGAAGCAGCTCGGGCACGAGCCCTCGGAGGAGGAGCTGAAGGCGGCGCGCGCAGCGGCCCGGGAGCGGTACCTGGCCTGGCAGAAGGGCGAGATCTGGGCCGGCTGGCGGGTGGCGACGGTCGACGAGTGCATCGAGCTGCTCCGATCGAAGCTGGGCGGCTGA